Sequence from the Paraburkholderia acidiphila genome:
AGTATCGATCTGGCTGAGCACTTTCAAACAGGTCTCACCCACGCCGATCTCGCGAGGCGAGTATGGCGTGCGTGTCGGCCTCCCGCGGATTCTCGCGATGCTGGCGCGCCGTGACGTGAAGGCGACGTTTTTCACCCCTGCACACACGGCGCGTAGCTTTCCGGGAGCGGTGAAAGCGCTGGTAAATAGTGGCCACGAAATCGGTTTGCATGGCCTCGTTCACGAATCCCCGGTCGGACTGCCGGTGGATGAAGAGCGTGACCTCCTCAAGCGTAGCGCGGAAGTCCTCGAGCAGGTCACTGGCGTGCGACCGGTCGGCTACCGCTCGCCTGCGTGGGACCTGAGCGAAAGCACGATCTCGCTGCTCGAGGAGATGGGCCTGCAGTACGACAGCAGCCTGATGGCTTCGGACTTTCACCCGTACCGCGCGCGTAAGCGTGACGAACTGAACGAAGATGGTTTCGTCACCGGAACGGAAAGCTCGATCGTTGAGTTTCCGGTGGCTTGGGAACTGGACGATTTTCCGTACTTCCAGTTCCTCTCCCGTCCCATCAATCCGGCGCTGCGGGACGTGGATGACGTCTACAAGGCGTGGAAGGCTGAGTTCGACTGTGCGCATGAGGAAGGCGGCGTTTTCACGCTGACGTGTCACCCGGAGATCATCGGACGTGGCCCCCGCGTGAAGATGCTGGAAAAGTTGATCGAGCACATGCAGGCGCAGGAAGGTGTGACCTTCGCCACGATGGGCGACGCCGTTAAAGCATATCGATAAGCCGGCTACGGACAAGAAGCCAGCCGGTTCAGTTTCGAATCAAGGAAAAGCAATGACTGTTATTGAACAGACCAGAGAGCAAGTGGGTATCGGCCCGAACGCGAAGTTCTACGAGGAACTCGAAGAGGGTACGGAGTGGAACTCGCCGCGTCGCACGATCACCGAAGCGGACATCGTGATGTTCACGGCGCTCACGGGCGACAACAACCCGGTGCACACGGACGAAGAGTTCGCGCGTAACACGATCTTCGGCGGCCGTATCCTGCACGGTCCGGCCGCGTTCGCGATCGCGACGGGCCTGGAGAGCCGCCTGGGGATCAAGGAGGGCACGGCGGTGGCGTTCCTCGGGATGACGTGGGACATGCGCGGTCCGGTGAAGATTGGCGACACGATCCACGTGTACGAGAAGGTGCTCGCCAAGCGCGAGACGAAGAAGCCGGGCACGGGTATCGTGACGTTCTACGTGGCCATCCGCAACCAGCGTAACGAGGTGGTTCAGGAAGGCGAATG
This genomic interval carries:
- a CDS encoding polysaccharide deacetylase family protein is translated as MTTVCLTFDFDAVSIWLSTFKQVSPTPISRGEYGVRVGLPRILAMLARRDVKATFFTPAHTARSFPGAVKALVNSGHEIGLHGLVHESPVGLPVDEERDLLKRSAEVLEQVTGVRPVGYRSPAWDLSESTISLLEEMGLQYDSSLMASDFHPYRARKRDELNEDGFVTGTESSIVEFPVAWELDDFPYFQFLSRPINPALRDVDDVYKAWKAEFDCAHEEGGVFTLTCHPEIIGRGPRVKMLEKLIEHMQAQEGVTFATMGDAVKAYR
- a CDS encoding MaoC/PaaZ C-terminal domain-containing protein, producing MTVIEQTREQVGIGPNAKFYEELEEGTEWNSPRRTITEADIVMFTALTGDNNPVHTDEEFARNTIFGGRILHGPAAFAIATGLESRLGIKEGTAVAFLGMTWDMRGPVKIGDTIHVYEKVLAKRETKKPGTGIVTFYVAIRNQRNEVVQEGEWKVMMHRDPAALGNN